The Phormidium yuhuli AB48 DNA window CGATCGCCCCCCATGGTCCCATAGAGTTCACAGGAGTTGTTGGGACTCTCATATAGCCGTAACTTCTCCAAGCTCAACCCCAGCTCTTCTAAGGGCCCGAGGAGCAAATCCCGGATATAAATGGCGATATTTTCAGCCGTGGGAACCCGAGTTTCAAAGTAGGGAATATCTTTATTGAGGAAACGGTGATCCAGAGGTTCAATCACCACCTCCTGAATCAGATGACGTAACGCCCCCAACTCCACCACCATCCCCGTGCGAGGATTGACCTCTCCCCGAACCGTCACATCCAGATGGTAGTTATGACCATGACCATGAGGACGGGCGCATTTACCATAGACCCCACAATTGGTTGTATAGTCGAGGTCTGGGCGAGCCAGGCGATGGGCCGCACTGAAATAGGTGTTGACGGTCAGACGGGCTTGCATGGTATAAATTCTAAGCTTGTCGGACAAGATACAAAACTTTACTCAACATTATCTCACGGGGCCGGGAATTCGGGTCAAGGAAATTCCGATGACCCCCTAAAATCAGGGTAACGCGACGGAGCCGGTGCTCGCAGGGGAACAGGCGGCGTTATGATTTGGGTAGGCGATCGCGCCCATCTGCCAACCCGCCGCTCAAGGTCGTCCCTAAGATTCGCTCCTTCCCTTCATTCTCCCTGTTCTGAGTCATACTCCCCATCATGTCCGATCTCGACCTTAATCAGCTTTTTCCCTTTCCCCTCGACGACTTTCAACAGGACGCCATCGCTGCCCTCAACGCCGGTAAATCGGCGATCGTCTGTGCTCCCACGGGGTCTGGAAAAACCCTAATCGGTGAATACGCCATCTACCGGGCCCTAGCCAACGAGCAACGAGTCTTCTACACCACTCCCCTCAAAGCCCTCTCTAACCAAAAACTGCGAGACTTCCAAGAGCAATTCGGTCCCGAGAATGTGGGACTGCTCACAGGGGACCTCTCCTTCAACCGCGATGCTCCCATCATCGTCATGACCACGGAAATCTTCCGTAATATGCTCTATGGAACCCGCATCGGCGAAGTAGGGACTTCAATTCAGGGCGTGCAAACCGTCGTCCTGGATGAATGTCACTATATGAACGATCGCCAGCGGGGAACGGTTTGGGAAGAATCCATCATCTACTGTCCCCCGGAAATCCAACTGGTGGGCCTATCGGCTACCGTGGCCAACAGCGACCAACTCACCGATTGGATTAGTCAAGTCCACGGCCCCACGGAACGCATCTATTCTGAACATCGCCCGGTTCCCCTACAATTCCTTTTCTGTAACCGTAAGGGCGTTTTCCCCCTGCTCGATAAACAGAACCAACGGCTGAACTCTCGTCTTAAACCCCAGCGGGGTGATAAAAACCGTCGTCGTAGCCGTCGCGATGGCCTCGCGATTAGTTATGTGGTCTCCCAACTGCGGAAACGGGAGATGTTACCGGCTATCTACTTTATCTTCAGTCGTCGAGGCTGCGATCGCTCCGTTAAGGATATGGGCAACCTCAGCCTTGTCAACGAGGAGGAAGCCGCCCAACTCAAACAGACTATTGACGAGTTCCTACGCCAAAATCCCGACGCGGGCCGGGAAGGACAAGTGGAACCCCTCTATCGTGGCATCGCCGCCCATCATGCCGGGATTCTGCCGGCCTGGAAAGCTTTGGTTGAACAACTCTTCCAACGGGGATTAATTAAAGTCGTCTTCGCCACGGAAACCCTGGCCGCCGGGATTAATATGCCCGCCCGCACTACGGTTATCTCTAGCCTTTCCAAACGGACCGATCGCGGTCATCGTCTCCTCACCGCCTCGGAGTTCCTACAAATGGCTGGACGGGCCGGGCGGCGGGGAATGGACGAACAGGGCTATGTGGTGACCCTCGATACTCCCTTTGAAGGGGCGATCGAGGCGGCTAACCTCGCCACGTCCAAGGCAGACCCCCTGGTGAGCCAATTCACCCCCAACTATGGGATGGTGTTAAACCTCTTACAAACCCATAGCCTCGA harbors:
- a CDS encoding 6-pyruvoyl trahydropterin synthase family protein, giving the protein MQARLTVNTYFSAAHRLARPDLDYTTNCGVYGKCARPHGHGHNYHLDVTVRGEVNPRTGMVVELGALRHLIQEVVIEPLDHRFLNKDIPYFETRVPTAENIAIYIRDLLLGPLEELGLSLEKLRLYESPNNSCELYGTMGGDRQASTTQEKTKLLLV
- a CDS encoding DEAD/DEAH box helicase, which codes for MSDLDLNQLFPFPLDDFQQDAIAALNAGKSAIVCAPTGSGKTLIGEYAIYRALANEQRVFYTTPLKALSNQKLRDFQEQFGPENVGLLTGDLSFNRDAPIIVMTTEIFRNMLYGTRIGEVGTSIQGVQTVVLDECHYMNDRQRGTVWEESIIYCPPEIQLVGLSATVANSDQLTDWISQVHGPTERIYSEHRPVPLQFLFCNRKGVFPLLDKQNQRLNSRLKPQRGDKNRRRSRRDGLAISYVVSQLRKREMLPAIYFIFSRRGCDRSVKDMGNLSLVNEEEAAQLKQTIDEFLRQNPDAGREGQVEPLYRGIAAHHAGILPAWKALVEQLFQRGLIKVVFATETLAAGINMPARTTVISSLSKRTDRGHRLLTASEFLQMAGRAGRRGMDEQGYVVTLDTPFEGAIEAANLATSKADPLVSQFTPNYGMVLNLLQTHSLDEAKELIERSFGQYLAGLGLRPQQQALQDLDAEITAAQTKFEQVDPEYLSSYEKLQQRLKEERRILKTLQQQAGDVQSKSLTLALQFAVAGSILQLKGPNVPVSDPLNAVLVNKLPGPGKAPYLICLGANNRWYIVTTKDVVSLRGEIPRLEGVDSLTPPPEMPPKPGQTRNGGPETEAVAQQIPGLAAPDIPPEVQEWQERVADITAELERHPLTQFGNPGTLIKRAKRLARLQRQRQEREESIRVNLARHWEAFLDLIDILIEFECLDGLSMKPTLLGESIAAVRGDNELWLGLAITSGLFDSLTPEQFAAACAALVMEVRSDTWTRYAITPEVEEALGGLRGLRRQVIQIQWRYQVAFPVWLEWDALGLVEYWAYGVDWTELCENTSLDEGDIVRILRRTLDFLSQIPHIPHASPEIRRLAWDASELINRFPVRDEV